In one window of Electrophorus electricus isolate fEleEle1 chromosome 15, fEleEle1.pri, whole genome shotgun sequence DNA:
- the slc25a15a gene encoding solute carrier family 25 member 15a, giving the protein MAHSSAVQAIIDLSAGICGGTACVLCGQPFDTAKVKMQTFPNMYRGFVHCFISVSRQVGFRGLYHGTIPALMTSVSENAVLFMSYGFCQDAVRFVLGSDNGSQLTTVQKALSGSVASMFSSLVVCPTELVKCRLQAMHELEKSGKVASGQKSTVWSVIRNVLKVNGPLGFYQGLTSTMVREFPGYFCFFGGYELCRSMFAKTMGRDKEDIGVVPLMFSGGFGGALLWIAVYPIDCVKSRIQVLSLAGKQQGFIKTFLTILRQEGVFALYSGLTPTLIRTFPANGALFLAYEVSRKFMMKQFDTSL; this is encoded by the exons ATGGCGCACAGCTCTGCCGTCCAGGCCATCATAGACCTGTCAGCGGGGATCTGCG gtGGTACAGCATGTGTGCTGTGCGGTCAGCCCTTTGACACAGCGAAGGTGAAGATGCAGACATTCCCCAACATGTACCGAGGGTTCGTCCACTGCTTCATCTCCGTCTCCAGACAGGTGGGCTTCCGCGGCCTTTACCACGGCACCATCCCCGCTCTGATGACCAGCGTGTCAGAGAATGCGGTGCTCTTCATGAGCTACGGCTTCTGCCAGGATGCTGTGCGATTTGTGCTGGGTTCGGACAATGGATCCCAACTCAC gACCGTTCAGAAGGCCTTGTCAGGCTCTGTGGCCTCCATGTTCTCCTCTTTGGTGGTGTGTCCCACTGAGCTGGTCAAGTGCCGTTTGCAGGCCATGCATGAGCTGGAGAAGTCTGGGAAGGTCGCCAGCGGCCAGAAGAG CACAGTGTGGTCAGTGATCAGAAATGTCCTGAAGGTGAACGGTCCTCTCGGCTTCTACCAAGGCCTGACCTCCACCATGGTCCGAGAGTTCCCGGGAtacttttgcttttttggaGGCTATGAGCTGTGCCGCTCGATGTTTGCCAAAACAATGGGCAGAGACAAGGAGGACATAG gtgtggTGCCTCTCATGTTCAGTGGGGGGTTTGGAGGGGCACTTCTCTGGATTGCTGTGTATCCTATAGACTGTGTGAAGTCCCGCATCCAGGTCCTGTCCCTGGCCGGGAAACAGCAAGGATTTATTAAGACTTTCCTCACCATCCTACGGCAAGAAG GAGTGTTCGCCCTGTACTCTGGTCTGACCCCAACTTTGATCCGCACATTTCCCGCTAACGGAGCCCTCTTCCTGGCCTACGAGGTCAGCCGCAAGTTTATGATGAAACAGTTTGACAcatcactttaa